A region of Sandaracinaceae bacterium DNA encodes the following proteins:
- a CDS encoding TIGR03960 family B12-binding radical SAM protein has product MDRREHPYLPFLHEVKAPAKYLGGEPGEVHKDWDAASCRICLAFPDMYEIGMSHLGYKILYGLINGHPKLLAERAYAVWPDMEARLREHQVPLLSLESARPLREFDIVGFSLQFELTYTNILQMLELGGIPRWASERGEQDPLVIAGGPVATHAEPIAPFIDVFLIGDGEAKLPEVMLTWSALRDAGVPRAERLLALAKLGGLYVPALYETSVSQDLGLVVVDPGHPEAPYPVERTFVGNLDQYPFPSGGPVSATETIFDRVSVEVARGCTEGCRFCQAGMIYRPVRERSPQQIIDTIVASVKTGGYDEASLTSLSTADYSAIAPLVQQTMKALEGQRVNVSVSSLRAYGLSEDVLDDMKSQRAGGLTFAPEAGTQRMRDVVNKNVTEEQLLETAQRVFSRGWKKMKLYFMIGLPTEEDEDVEGIVWTGHNAWKRGAQARGDNRGQVTVSVSTFVPKPHTPFQWAAMNDYDEVRRKQRILRDAARRSKVQLKVHDSKGSWLEGVLARGDRRLAQVISDAFDRGCRFDSWDDQLKLDVWSEAMQAHTIDTEGLLGTFPVTARLPWDHLDVGLEDGFLAREYRKALKNRLSPPCGKAAGMFVHHTNVAEAKADTRRLVCYDCGIACDMTEMREERLVRLRVLGAEEPRRQELPVETLEAVEHGETIDALETDETIDTLETDAPSRAAADAERATESEHPRPASAPSDGQGDGPVPYVQVPHARASQGERMRMRLSFTKTGRFAFHGHLDLVRLFPRMFRQLDMPLYYSEGFHPRPEMTFSPALSLGIPSLGEFLDLKLRAGSVTEADVGPLLERLNGVAFEGVEFTAACILGPNDPALGRILEEAEWVAAIPRAALASIGFDSEEALFERVRSQAALERLEVVRRVKGIGRVIDVGTILRSAAPGEGLPALTRAGFVGDLVPVQFTTWMRAEGSAKPTEVMAALLGLENVDDLPIRFVRSGLFAVRDGQRHSPMMLEAFRNVPSKRADGEARDPAPTTDAEQAQEGAP; this is encoded by the coding sequence ATGGACCGCCGCGAACACCCCTACCTGCCCTTTCTCCATGAAGTGAAGGCCCCCGCCAAGTACCTCGGCGGGGAGCCCGGTGAGGTGCACAAGGACTGGGACGCGGCCAGCTGCCGCATCTGCCTCGCGTTCCCCGACATGTACGAGATCGGGATGAGCCACCTGGGCTACAAGATCCTGTACGGGCTCATCAACGGGCACCCCAAGCTCTTGGCGGAGCGCGCCTACGCGGTGTGGCCCGACATGGAAGCCCGCCTGCGCGAGCACCAGGTGCCGCTGCTCTCGCTGGAGTCGGCCCGCCCGCTGCGCGAGTTCGACATCGTCGGCTTCTCACTGCAGTTCGAGCTCACGTACACCAACATCCTGCAGATGCTCGAGCTGGGCGGCATCCCGCGCTGGGCCAGCGAACGCGGCGAGCAAGACCCGCTCGTCATCGCGGGCGGGCCCGTCGCGACCCACGCGGAGCCCATCGCGCCGTTCATCGACGTGTTCCTCATCGGCGATGGTGAAGCGAAGCTCCCCGAGGTGATGCTCACCTGGAGCGCCCTGCGCGACGCGGGTGTCCCCCGGGCGGAGCGTCTGCTCGCGCTCGCCAAGCTCGGCGGCCTGTACGTGCCCGCGCTGTACGAGACCTCCGTCTCGCAGGACCTCGGCCTGGTCGTGGTCGACCCCGGTCACCCCGAGGCCCCCTACCCGGTCGAGCGCACCTTCGTCGGGAACCTGGACCAGTACCCGTTTCCCTCGGGCGGCCCCGTGTCGGCCACCGAGACCATCTTCGACCGCGTCTCGGTCGAGGTGGCGCGCGGCTGCACCGAGGGGTGCCGCTTCTGCCAGGCGGGCATGATCTACCGCCCCGTGCGCGAGCGCAGCCCGCAGCAGATCATCGACACCATCGTCGCGTCGGTGAAGACCGGCGGCTATGACGAAGCCTCGCTCACGTCGCTCTCCACGGCCGACTACAGCGCCATCGCGCCGCTGGTGCAGCAAACCATGAAGGCCCTCGAGGGGCAGCGCGTGAACGTCAGCGTGAGCTCGCTGCGCGCCTACGGCCTGAGCGAGGACGTGCTGGACGACATGAAGTCGCAGCGCGCGGGCGGACTCACCTTCGCGCCAGAGGCCGGCACGCAGCGCATGCGCGACGTCGTGAACAAGAACGTCACGGAGGAGCAGCTGCTCGAGACGGCCCAGCGCGTGTTCAGCCGCGGCTGGAAGAAGATGAAGCTCTACTTCATGATCGGCCTCCCCACGGAGGAGGACGAGGACGTGGAGGGCATCGTCTGGACGGGGCACAACGCGTGGAAGCGCGGCGCACAAGCGCGCGGAGACAACCGCGGCCAGGTCACCGTCAGCGTCTCCACCTTCGTGCCCAAGCCGCACACGCCGTTCCAGTGGGCGGCCATGAACGACTACGACGAGGTGCGCCGCAAGCAGCGCATCCTGCGTGACGCCGCGCGCCGCTCGAAGGTCCAGCTGAAGGTCCACGACAGCAAGGGCTCGTGGCTGGAGGGCGTGCTGGCGCGTGGCGACCGACGCCTGGCGCAGGTCATCTCCGACGCGTTCGACCGCGGCTGCCGCTTCGACTCGTGGGACGACCAGCTGAAGCTCGACGTGTGGAGCGAGGCCATGCAGGCGCACACCATCGACACCGAGGGGCTGCTGGGGACGTTCCCCGTGACCGCCCGCCTGCCGTGGGACCACCTGGACGTCGGGCTCGAGGACGGCTTCCTGGCGCGCGAGTACCGCAAGGCGCTCAAGAACCGCCTGAGCCCCCCCTGCGGCAAGGCCGCGGGCATGTTCGTGCACCACACCAACGTCGCCGAGGCCAAGGCCGATACGCGCCGCCTGGTCTGCTACGACTGCGGCATCGCGTGCGACATGACCGAGATGCGGGAGGAGCGCTTGGTGCGCCTGCGCGTGCTGGGCGCCGAGGAGCCGCGGCGCCAGGAACTCCCCGTCGAGACGCTCGAGGCGGTCGAGCACGGCGAGACCATCGACGCCCTCGAGACCGACGAGACCATCGACACCCTCGAGACCGACGCGCCGTCGCGGGCGGCGGCAGACGCCGAGCGAGCCACCGAGAGCGAGCACCCGAGGCCAGCGAGTGCCCCCAGCGACGGCCAAGGCGACGGCCCCGTCCCGTACGTGCAGGTACCGCACGCCCGCGCGAGCCAGGGAGAGCGCATGCGCATGCGCCTCTCGTTCACCAAGACCGGGCGGTTCGCCTTCCACGGGCACCTCGACCTGGTGCGCCTGTTCCCGCGCATGTTCCGCCAGCTGGACATGCCGCTCTACTACTCCGAGGGCTTCCACCCGCGGCCCGAGATGACGTTCTCGCCCGCGCTCTCGCTGGGCATCCCGAGCCTGGGCGAGTTCCTGGACCTCAAGCTCCGCGCGGGGTCCGTGACGGAGGCGGACGTCGGGCCGCTGCTGGAGCGCCTCAACGGCGTCGCGTTCGAGGGGGTGGAGTTCACCGCGGCGTGCATCCTCGGGCCCAACGACCCCGCGCTCGGGCGCATCCTCGAAGAGGCCGAGTGGGTCGCGGCGATCCCGCGTGCGGCGCTCGCCTCCATCGGCTTCGACTCGGAGGAGGCCCTCTTCGAGCGCGTGCGCAGCCAGGCCGCGCTGGAGCGCCTCGAGGTCGTACGGCGCGTGAAGGGCATCGGCCGGGTGATCGACGTGGGCACCATCCTGCGTTCTGCGGCCCCGGGTGAGGGCCTCCCAGCGCTCACGCGGGCCGGGTTCGTGGGCGACCTCGTCCCCGTGCAGTTCACCACGTGGATGCGCGCCGAGGGCAGCGCCAAGCCCACCGAGGTGATGGCCGCCCTGCTCGGGCTCGAGAACGTGGACGACCTGCCCATCCGCTTCGTGCGCAGCGGGCTCTTCGCGGTGCGCGATGGCCAGCGGCACTCCCCCATGATGCTCGAAGCGTTCCGCAACGTCCCCAGCAAGCGGGCCGACGGAGAGGCTCGAGACCCAGCTCCGACGACGGACGCCGAGCAGGCGCAGGAGGGTGCGCCGTGA
- a CDS encoding SDR family NAD(P)-dependent oxidoreductase: protein MRRAGNDRLSRAVDAALELSIGGSFTRVGSALRRRLDRWDALDGVDLHGKVFVMTGATSGLGLEAARRFAKMGATLVLIARNADKAEVTCRELRHLACHDHVTFEVADMGDLDALRSAAPAILRTHPAVHVLVHNAGALDDVRQETPQGIELTVGSQVVGPVLLTELLLPALRAANGARVLWVSSGGMYGEPLRVDRLEMSADRYDGVAAYARAKRAQVTLAELYAERLAQDGVVVHAMHPGWADTPGVARSLPVFRKVVGPLLRTPAEGADTLVWLAVDEREVPVRSGLFWHDRKPRPAHRLASTERADTPAERQRLWAWVRAKAQLTDTL, encoded by the coding sequence ATGCGACGTGCTGGCAACGACAGGCTGAGCCGCGCGGTCGACGCAGCGCTCGAGCTCAGCATCGGCGGCAGCTTCACACGGGTGGGTTCCGCGTTGCGCCGCCGACTCGACCGCTGGGACGCGCTCGACGGCGTGGACCTCCACGGCAAGGTGTTCGTCATGACCGGCGCGACCTCGGGCCTCGGCCTCGAAGCCGCGCGCCGGTTCGCGAAGATGGGCGCGACGCTGGTGCTGATCGCGCGCAACGCGGACAAGGCGGAGGTCACCTGCCGCGAGCTGCGACACCTCGCCTGCCACGACCACGTCACGTTCGAGGTCGCCGACATGGGTGACCTCGACGCGCTGAGGAGCGCCGCCCCCGCCATCCTGCGCACGCACCCCGCGGTGCACGTGCTGGTCCACAACGCTGGGGCGCTGGACGACGTGCGCCAGGAGACCCCGCAGGGCATCGAGCTGACCGTGGGAAGTCAGGTGGTGGGTCCAGTCCTGCTGACCGAGCTGCTCTTGCCCGCCCTCCGCGCCGCCAACGGCGCGAGGGTCCTGTGGGTCTCGTCGGGTGGCATGTACGGCGAGCCGCTGCGCGTGGACCGCCTCGAGATGAGCGCTGATCGCTATGATGGCGTGGCCGCCTACGCGCGCGCGAAGCGGGCGCAAGTGACGCTGGCCGAGCTCTACGCCGAGCGTCTGGCGCAAGACGGCGTCGTGGTGCACGCGATGCATCCGGGCTGGGCGGACACTCCCGGGGTGGCGCGCTCGCTGCCCGTCTTCAGGAAGGTGGTCGGCCCGCTGCTGCGCACGCCTGCGGAAGGCGCCGACACGCTGGTGTGGCTGGCCGTCGACGAGCGCGAGGTGCCCGTGCGGAGCGGCCTGTTCTGGCACGACCGCAAGCCGCGGCCCGCGCACCGCCTGGCCAGCACCGAGCGCGCCGATACGCCCGCCGAGCGCCAGCGCCTCTGGGCGTGGGTACGCGCGAAGGCACAGTTGACCGATACGCTCTGA